The Campylobacter concisus sequence GCTGGCGTATAAAAGATGGCACTTTGCTCTTTTTGATTAAAAAATTTTAAAAATTTGCTCACGACAAATCTTATATTTTCTTCTTTTTTGTTTTTTGTATAGTTGATTTCGTTAAGAGGCTTTGGAGTAAGAATGCTGTTAAAAACACTATTTTTATTAAATTTACAAAAGGTTTTTAATAACCTTTTTATATCATTTATACTACTATCACGCCTAAGCTCTAAAAGCCCAGTGGGATGAGTAAGAACAAAGGTCAAAACACCTTCTCTAACGTAGCAAAAAGCTATATAAAATCGTTTTGCTTTCCCCATAAGCTCTAAAAGCTGTTGGCACTCATTTGCCATGCTTAATTTTTCTTTATACAAAGGATTTTCGTGAATAGTATTTATCAAAAATTTAGCGTTTTTCATGGGCTTATCTTATCATTTTTTATTTTAATTTTTACTCTTTTTGCATTTAGTGGTTGTGGCTATAAAGATGATCCATTTTATGGAAATGCTCCCGTAAAAGAAAAGAAAACTGACAAGATAAACAAAATCTAGTAAAATTTTCGTATTTAAATAAAAATGTAATGTAAGCTTAATAATTTTAACTAACCTAATTTTTAGGCTCATTTAAGTAATATATCAAGATTTTTTATTCTACAAGGAGAGTATAATGAGGTTTTTTGGACTTCTAGGCTTGTTTTTCGCGATGGCTTTTGGTGCTGATGGAGAAACCGCAGCTATTGACTTAACTACTACGTGGGCAGGAATTTTATCGCTTATAATTTTTATTGTTGGATATTTTTTCATAGCAGCAGAAGAAAATTTCCATATCGATAAGGCAAAACCTGCTATCTTTATCGGTACGTTTATGTTCCTACTTATCGGCGTTTATATGCTTATAAATGGCATGGATGTGCATTCGCTTGAACATGAGGTAAATCACCTGATTTTAGAGATCGCTCAGATCGTATTTTTCTTGATGGTGGCGATGACTTTTATAGAAGCACTTATAGAAAGAGACGTATTTAATGCACTTAAATATAATCTCGTATCAAAAGGCTATACTTATAGAAAGCTATTTTGGCTAACTGGTATTTTGGCATTTTTCATAAGTCCAGTAGCTGATAACCTAACAACAGCGCTTATTCTTTCAACCGTTCTTCTAACGATAGATAGAAATAATACAAATTTCCTAGTAGCTGGTGCGATAAACATTGTCGTAGCAGCAAATGCAGGTGGAGCATGGAGTCCATTTGGCGATATCACTACGCTTATGGTTTGGGCAGCAGGTAAGTCACCATTCCTAGACTTTTTCGCACTTTTCCCAGCATCTATTATTGGCTGGCTTGTAACAGCATTTTTACTTTCTCGCGTAGTGCCAAGTACTGCACCGCATTTTGATGTGGCAAACGAGCCAAAAGTTGTTATCAAAAAAGGTGGCAAAGCAGTTATCTTTATAGGCGCATTTACTATCTTTTGTGCTGTTATGATGCACCAGCTTTTCCACTTGCCAGCGATGTGGGGCATGATGTTTGGTTTCTCACTACTTAGTCTTTATACTTACTATTTCAAAAAAGCTCACAAAAATGAAGAGCCAATGCATGTATTTCACTATATGTCAAAGATCGAAAACAACACACTATTTTTCTTCTTTGGAATTTTAGCTGCAGTTGGTGCTCTTCATTTTGCTGGATTTTTAAATTACGCTGTATCACTTTATGATAAATTTGGCTCAACTGCTGTAAATATCGGAGTTGGATTCCTTTCAGCAATCGTTGATAACGTCCCTGTTATGTCAGCTGTCTTAAAAGCAAATCCAGCTATGGGAGCTGATGCAGGCGAGGCAATGAGTCAGTGGCTATTAGTGACACTAACTGCTGGTATTGGTGGTTCGATGATCAGCTTTGGTTCAGCAGCTGGTGTTGGAGTAATGGGTAAATTAAAAGGAATTTATACCTTTGGTGCACATATGAAATACGCTTGGATGGTGGTTCTAGGATATATCGTATCGATCATTGTTTGGTATGTGCAGTTTGAAATTTTTCATATCTATTTTTAAAAGGTTATAAATGAACAATACGATTATAGTTTTGGATTTTGGTTCGCAATACACTCAGCTAATAGCTAGAAGGCTAAGAGAAGAGGGCGTCTACACTGAAATTTTGCCATTTAATGCAAAGCTTAGTGAGATAAAGGCGAAAGAGCCAAAAGGTATCATTTTAAGTGGCGGTCCAGCTAGTGTTTATGCTAAAGATGCTTATTTTTGCGATAACGGCGTCTTTGAGTTAAATATCCCTATACTTGGCGTTTGCTACGGCATGCAGCTACTTGCTCACACACATGGAGCTGAGGTTTTAGCGGCTGATCAAAAAGAGTATGGCAAAGCAGAGCTTAATGCTATTAAAGAGCATGAGCTATTTAAAGATACACCTTCAAAACAAATCGTATGGATGAGTCATAGTGACTATGTAAAGGACTTGCCAGAGGGCTTTGAAGTGATCGCTGTTAGTGAAAATTCGCCTTATTGTGCTTTTGGTGATGATAAACGAAAATTTTATGCGATCCAGTTTCACGCAGAGGTACAACACAGCGAATATGGCACGCAAATTTTAAAGAATTTTGCTAAATATATTTGTGGTTGCGAGAGCACTTGGAATATGGGAAGCTTCGCTAAAAATAAGATAGAAGAGATAAGAAAAACAGTTGGCACTCACAAGGTACTTTGTGCAGTTAGCGGTGGCGTGGATAGCTCTGTAACCGCGGCGCTTTTAGCAGCTGCTGTGCCTGAAAATTTGATCCTTGTCTTTGTCGATAACGGACTTCTTAGAACAAATGAAAGAGAGCAGGTTGAGGCTACATTTAGAACAAAGCTTGGTGTTGAGCTAGTTAGCATAGACGCGAGTGAGACCTTTCTTGGTCGCTTAGCTGGCGTCGTTGATCCTGAGAAAAAGCGCAAGATCATAGGTGAGACTTTTATAGAAATTTTTGAAAAAGAGGCTAAGAAGCATGGTGATGTGAAATTTTTAGCTCAAGGCACTCTTTATACTGATATCATCGAAAGCTCAGTCGTTGGCTCAAGCAAAACGATAAAGAGCCACCACAACGTTGGGGGTTTGCCTGATTGGATGACATTTGAACTAATTGAACCACTAAGAGAAATTTTTAAAGATGAGGTTAGAAAGCTAGGTCTTGAGCTTGGACTAAGTCGCGATTTAGTATTCCGTCATCCTTTCCCAGGACCGGGCCTTGCTATCCGCATCATGGGTGAAGTAAATAAACCAAGCCTAGAGCTACTTCGCAAAGCTGATGTGATCTTGCGTGATGAGCTAAAAAGTACTGGTTGGTATAACAAAACTTGGCAGGCTTTCTGCGTACTTTTAAATGTAAATTCTGTCGGAGTAATGGGCGATAACCGCACCTACGAAAACGCTGTTTGCGTGCGCGTGGTTGACGCGAGTGATGGCATGACTGCAAGCTTTTCAAGGCTTCCTTATGATCTACTTGAAAACGTAAGCCGCCGCATTATAAACGAGGTAAACGGCATAAACCGTGTAGTTTACGATATCTCGAGCAAACCGCCTGCAACTATCGAGTGGGAGTAGAGTAACAAAAATATTTCTGCTGTAAAACCGTTGAAAATACAATATCACAACGGCTTACGGAAGCAAAAAGCTCCTTAGTGATACTATTTTGATACTAAAAGTAAGAAAAAGTAGGTTCCAAAGGGAGTTTTAAATTTAGATAAATTATTTAGAAAGCCTTCCATTATTTTGGTGGGAGGCTTTTGTGGAAACAGTGGTTAATAAATTTGAATAGGTTATAGTAATAAAAATCATTTGTATCTGAGCCCACTTTAACATACTAATAATGCAGGATATTCATTTATACCTTACCTAAACAAAAATTTAAATGCTATTAATAAATGCTTAAATTGTGATACATTGTATGGGATTTGTTTTGGTTTGAATATTTTGAAAGAAGCGTCAACATGAGACACAAAGATACAAGAAGAGAATGTGAAGAGTTATGGGCAAAAAATAAATATTTTGTACTAAGCAAATCGCAAAAAGCATATCTGGAGATAAGGGAGTACTTGAAGGAAAAAGAACTGGATGTTGTATGGCTAAATGAAAAAATACAGGAAACAAGAGATATGAAGGAGAGCAAAAAAGATTTTAGTAATGCCATTCTTCATATATGGGGATATTTCAGAAAAGATGCAAATACAATTGAAAAACAGGTATTATTTGATATATTAAATGGATATATGGCAGGGGAGAATAGTCAGAAGGCTGTAATTGAATGCATTAACACTTTACTAAAGAAATACCCTAATGAATATTTAGAAAAATCAACCTTGTTAACAGGAGAAAAATATGAGACTATGGCATGAAAAACTTATCCACTTATTGCCTAAAAATCAGCTTCTTGGACAACACAGGGAATGTTGTGCTTTGAGGGGCAATGGATGGAAAAAGAAACATAAAACCGTAGATTATGTGTTTACATATTCCCCATATCATCTTTTTATTTACCATGTATTGGTTATGGTGGAGATGGAAAAAAGAGGATATAAAGTTTCTGCGGAATGGAAAGATAAAAATTATAGAGGAAGGACGGCAGAAAAGTACAATAATCTTAAAGAGGAAATTATAGGCAGTCCAATTTACAAAGAGCACAATATCGAATATCTAGCTGATTGCATAGAAAATTTAAGAAACAAAGGTATACATTTAAAAGTATAGAAGTTGTGGAAGAGTAAATTGATATAAAAATAAAAGAAGTTGAAGATAAACTGGAAAAAGAATGTGCATCAAAAGAAATATTATATGACCTTTCAGAATGGTTTGGAATACCATAAAGCACAGAAGAGTATATTCGTGATTCGCAGGAAAAGCCTTTTCTCGCTTGTTATATGAATGATGAGTCGGTTGGTTTTGTTGTATAAATGCAACCGGCAAGGATTGTACAGATACTTTTGTAATTGGCATAAAAGATTCCATCAAATGGGTATTGGATTAGTGCTTAACGAAGCTTACAAAACTACGGCAAGGAAGCCGGGTTGCGCATATTAAAAACAGAAACTAAAAAGATACTGTTATAGAATAAAAGAAACAAATATGATATGGTAATTATTGAGTGAGAGTAGACACAAAAATCCCTTTATGAAATTTTCTGTAAATGGAACTTCTTTATACGCATTGGTTTTAATTAGGATATATTTTATCTTTTTATTAACATTGGTCAATGAAATTTAGTTCTTAACCTTTTATAATTTTGCAAAAAAGGATATAAAATGAGTCAAATTTATAATCTAGACAAAGACACAAATATAGTTAAAAAAAGTGTCGTTAGCAAAAGGCTCTTTCAAAATAAAAACGCAAGCGTTGATATATACGCATTTGACGAGGGTGAGGAGCTAGATCACGAGATGCTTTTTATAGATAGCCTTGCCTGGGTGATAGATGGCGAAGCGCAACTTGAGTATGGCAAAAAGCAGATGAAGCTTGGGTATGATGAAGCCTGCCTTATCGAGGCAAAAATCTGGCGAAAACTCAAATTTACAAAGAAAACAAAATATTTACTAATAGATTTTAAGGAGAATGTTATGATAGATCATTTAGACAAAGCGAGTATTTTTTGCCTCGCAGATGCCGTTAGCTACGAGAGTGGCAAGATAGTTAGCAAGACGCTTGTTAAAAATGAGAATGGCTCGATGTCACTGCTTAGTTTTGACAAAGACCAAGAGCTCTCGACCCACGCAGCTCCAGGCGATGCACTACTTATCGCACTTGATGGCGAGATGAAGCTAACTATTGGTGATGAACATTTTGATATCAAAAAAGGCGATACCATCGTGCTTCCAGGCAAAATACCACACGGATTAAAGATAAAAGATAAATTTAAAATGCTCTTAATCGTCACTAAAGACAAAATGTAATACCAAGCCC is a genomic window containing:
- the nhaD gene encoding sodium:proton antiporter NhaD, whose product is MRFFGLLGLFFAMAFGADGETAAIDLTTTWAGILSLIIFIVGYFFIAAEENFHIDKAKPAIFIGTFMFLLIGVYMLINGMDVHSLEHEVNHLILEIAQIVFFLMVAMTFIEALIERDVFNALKYNLVSKGYTYRKLFWLTGILAFFISPVADNLTTALILSTVLLTIDRNNTNFLVAGAINIVVAANAGGAWSPFGDITTLMVWAAGKSPFLDFFALFPASIIGWLVTAFLLSRVVPSTAPHFDVANEPKVVIKKGGKAVIFIGAFTIFCAVMMHQLFHLPAMWGMMFGFSLLSLYTYYFKKAHKNEEPMHVFHYMSKIENNTLFFFFGILAAVGALHFAGFLNYAVSLYDKFGSTAVNIGVGFLSAIVDNVPVMSAVLKANPAMGADAGEAMSQWLLVTLTAGIGGSMISFGSAAGVGVMGKLKGIYTFGAHMKYAWMVVLGYIVSIIVWYVQFEIFHIYF
- a CDS encoding YbgA family protein → MRHKDTRRECEELWAKNKYFVLSKSQKAYLEIREYLKEKELDVVWLNEKIQETRDMKESKKDFSNAILHIWGYFRKDANTIEKQVLFDILNGYMAGENSQKAVIECINTLLKKYPNEYLEKSTLLTGEKYETMA
- the guaA gene encoding glutamine-hydrolyzing GMP synthase, whose protein sequence is MNNTIIVLDFGSQYTQLIARRLREEGVYTEILPFNAKLSEIKAKEPKGIILSGGPASVYAKDAYFCDNGVFELNIPILGVCYGMQLLAHTHGAEVLAADQKEYGKAELNAIKEHELFKDTPSKQIVWMSHSDYVKDLPEGFEVIAVSENSPYCAFGDDKRKFYAIQFHAEVQHSEYGTQILKNFAKYICGCESTWNMGSFAKNKIEEIRKTVGTHKVLCAVSGGVDSSVTAALLAAAVPENLILVFVDNGLLRTNEREQVEATFRTKLGVELVSIDASETFLGRLAGVVDPEKKRKIIGETFIEIFEKEAKKHGDVKFLAQGTLYTDIIESSVVGSSKTIKSHHNVGGLPDWMTFELIEPLREIFKDEVRKLGLELGLSRDLVFRHPFPGPGLAIRIMGEVNKPSLELLRKADVILRDELKSTGWYNKTWQAFCVLLNVNSVGVMGDNRTYENAVCVRVVDASDGMTASFSRLPYDLLENVSRRIINEVNGINRVVYDISSKPPATIEWE
- a CDS encoding TIGR02328 family protein, producing MRLWHEKLIHLLPKNQLLGQHRECCALRGNGWKKKHKTVDYVFTYSPYHLFIYHVLVMVEMEKRGYKVSAEWKDKNYRGRTAEKYNNLKEEIIGSPIYKEHNIEYLADCIENLRNKGIHLKV
- a CDS encoding cupin domain-containing protein codes for the protein MSQIYNLDKDTNIVKKSVVSKRLFQNKNASVDIYAFDEGEELDHEMLFIDSLAWVIDGEAQLEYGKKQMKLGYDEACLIEAKIWRKLKFTKKTKYLLIDFKENVMIDHLDKASIFCLADAVSYESGKIVSKTLVKNENGSMSLLSFDKDQELSTHAAPGDALLIALDGEMKLTIGDEHFDIKKGDTIVLPGKIPHGLKIKDKFKMLLIVTKDKM